A section of the Pimelobacter simplex genome encodes:
- the obgE gene encoding GTPase ObgE, whose translation MAVPTFVDRVVLSVSAGRGGNGVASVHREKFKPLGGPDGGNGGPGGSVVLRVDPDVTTLLEYHHSPQRRAEHGGHGAGDRRNGAHGADLVLPVPAGTVVKHRNGEVIADLVGPGTELVVAQGGRGGLGNASLASKSRKAPGFALLGEPGDELEVVLELKVVADVGLVGFPSAGKSSLIAAISRARPKIADYPFTTLVPNLGVVTAGETVFTVADVPGLIEGAAEGRGLGHDFLRHIERCAALVHVLDTATLEPGRNPADDLDVIEDELRRYGGLDDRPRLVALNKVDVPDGRGIAELVVEELRERGLRVFEISAVSGEGTRELIYAMAEIVNEARRAQAAEIPARIVVRPKAIDDDGFTIKRTGAGWRVRGTKPERWVRQTDFSNDEAVGYLADRLNRLGVEAKLVQLGAEEGDAVLIGPTDNSVVFDFKPGIDAGAENLSRRGEDDRFHAERPAASRRREIQENMDDRGENETRADVARRIDKPEVYGPTSYEIGSDQDPDVKPPTDEDDWLEDDPGE comes from the coding sequence ATGGCCGTTCCCACCTTCGTCGACCGCGTGGTCCTGTCCGTGTCCGCCGGTCGCGGCGGCAACGGCGTCGCGTCGGTCCACCGCGAGAAGTTCAAGCCGCTCGGTGGTCCCGACGGCGGCAACGGCGGGCCGGGTGGATCGGTCGTGCTGCGGGTCGACCCCGACGTGACCACGCTGCTGGAGTACCACCACAGCCCCCAGCGCCGTGCCGAGCACGGCGGCCACGGGGCCGGTGACCGGCGCAACGGCGCCCACGGTGCCGACCTGGTGCTGCCCGTCCCGGCCGGCACGGTGGTCAAGCACCGCAACGGCGAGGTGATCGCGGACCTGGTCGGTCCCGGGACCGAGCTGGTCGTCGCCCAGGGTGGGCGCGGTGGCCTCGGCAACGCCTCGCTGGCGTCGAAGTCGCGCAAGGCGCCGGGCTTCGCGCTGCTCGGCGAGCCCGGGGACGAGCTCGAGGTCGTCCTCGAGCTCAAGGTGGTCGCGGACGTCGGCCTGGTCGGCTTCCCGAGTGCCGGCAAGTCCAGCCTGATCGCGGCGATCTCGCGGGCCCGGCCCAAGATCGCCGACTACCCCTTCACCACGCTGGTCCCGAACCTGGGCGTGGTCACCGCCGGCGAGACCGTCTTCACCGTCGCCGACGTGCCCGGCCTGATCGAGGGCGCGGCCGAGGGCCGCGGCCTGGGCCACGACTTCCTGCGCCACATCGAGCGCTGCGCGGCGCTGGTCCACGTGCTCGACACCGCGACGCTGGAGCCGGGCCGCAACCCGGCCGACGACCTCGACGTGATCGAGGACGAGCTGCGCCGGTACGGCGGCCTCGACGACCGCCCGCGCCTGGTGGCCCTCAACAAGGTCGACGTCCCCGACGGTCGCGGCATCGCCGAGCTGGTCGTCGAGGAGCTGCGCGAGCGCGGCCTGCGGGTCTTCGAGATCTCCGCCGTGTCCGGTGAGGGCACCCGCGAGCTGATCTACGCCATGGCCGAGATCGTCAACGAGGCCCGGCGTGCCCAGGCCGCCGAGATCCCCGCGCGGATCGTCGTACGGCCCAAGGCCATCGACGACGACGGCTTCACCATCAAGCGCACCGGCGCGGGCTGGCGGGTGCGCGGCACCAAGCCGGAGCGCTGGGTACGCCAGACCGACTTCAGCAACGACGAGGCGGTCGGCTACCTCGCCGATCGGCTCAACCGGCTGGGTGTCGAGGCCAAGCTGGTCCAGCTCGGGGCCGAGGAGGGCGACGCCGTCCTCATCGGGCCCACCGACAACTCGGTGGTCTTCGACTTCAAGCCGGGCATCGACGCGGGCGCCGAGAACCTGTCCCGCCGCGGCGAGGACGACCGCTTCCACGCGGAGCGGCCGGCTGCTTCGCGCCGGCGGGAGATCCAGGAGAACATGGACGACCGCGGCGAGAACGAGACCCGCGCCGACGTGGCCCGCCGGATCGACAAGCCCGAGGTCTACGGACCGACCTCCTACGAGATCGGCTCCGACCAGGACCCGGACGTCAAGCCGCCGACCGACGAGGACGACTGGCTCGAGGACGATCCCGGTGAGTGA
- the rpmA gene encoding 50S ribosomal protein L27, whose amino-acid sequence MAHKKGAASTKNGRDSNAQRLGVKRFGGQVVNAGEIIVRQRGTHFHPGAGVGRGGDDTLFALIPGAVEFGKKRGRKVVNIVPGE is encoded by the coding sequence ATGGCACACAAGAAGGGCGCGGCGTCCACCAAGAACGGCCGCGACTCCAACGCCCAGCGCCTCGGCGTGAAGCGCTTCGGCGGCCAGGTCGTCAACGCCGGCGAGATCATCGTCCGCCAGCGTGGCACCCACTTCCACCCGGGCGCCGGTGTCGGCCGCGGCGGCGACGACACGCTGTTCGCGCTGATCCCCGGTGCGGTGGAGTTCGGCAAGAAGCGCGGCCGCAAGGTCGTCAACATCGTCCCGGGTGAGTGA
- the rplU gene encoding 50S ribosomal protein L21, with amino-acid sequence MYAIVRAGSKQEKVAVGDVIEIDKVSTPAGETLTLPVVLAVDGDKVTSTGLDKAAVTVEVLGATKGPKIIIQKYKNKTGYKKRQGHRQKYTQVKVTDIKL; translated from the coding sequence GTGTACGCGATCGTGCGCGCAGGATCGAAGCAGGAGAAGGTCGCTGTCGGCGACGTCATCGAGATCGACAAGGTCTCCACGCCCGCCGGTGAGACCCTGACCCTTCCGGTCGTCCTCGCTGTCGACGGCGACAAGGTGACGAGCACCGGTCTGGACAAGGCCGCGGTGACGGTCGAGGTCCTCGGCGCGACCAAGGGCCCGAAGATCATCATCCAGAAGTACAAGAACAAGACCGGCTACAAGAAGCGCCAGGGTCACCGTCAGAAGTACACCCAGGTCAAGGTCACCGACATCAAGCTCTGA
- a CDS encoding Rne/Rng family ribonuclease, whose protein sequence is MTDAPTDATTAPTETETGAAEKPAKPAKKAAAKKTAAKKTTSAAAKKTAAAKKTAAKKTTTAAAKKTAAKKTTTAAAKKTTSAAAKKTAAAKKTTAKKTTAAATAKAKKAAAAAAATEAAPTSEQLMLTPEEEIVETPAAPAARAAVAPLFQAPVVEAGTKAETEAEAPVEEQAEDEDEAEVAAEAPAAETDTETEPAPEAPEAPEAPEAESADSDADADADADADTDAEDDSDEDAASGAPRRRRRRGGRRRRKPAGANTDTDADSDGDQDTDQGTAGDGDAEAADSESGDDAAGEAGAAGQPRNRAKAKPRQRSQSKAGQTDGESDGAGEAETDSDAEGEGDNDGDNGAQGEGGGSTSSRRRRRRRRAGEAGSDAEGGDDPENTVTRVRKPRSADDEITSISGSTRLEAKKQRRREGREAGRRRAPIVSEAEFLARRESVERVMAVRQRKDLTQIAVLEDKVLVEHYVARESQTSLIGNVYLGRVQNVLPSMEAAFIDIGKGRNAVLYAGEVNWSALGHKDGQPRKIESVLQSGQTILVQVSKDPIGHKGARLTSQISLAGRFLVYVPDGTTSGISRKLPDTERARLKALLKEIVPDTAGVIVRTAAEGASEDELTRDVERLKARWEDIEARVAKGNAPQLLYGEPDLTLKVVRDLFTEDFAKLVVQGDEAWETVKEYVEHVAPDLAERLEHHEAGDGVPDLFATYRIDEQIAKGLDRKVWLPSGGSLIIDRTEAMTVVDVNTGKFTGSGGNLEETVTKNNLEAAEEIVRQLRLRDIGGIIVVDFIDMVLESNRDLVLRRLVECLGRDRTRHQVAEVTSLGLVQMTRKRIGTGLLEAFSETCTHCQGRGLLVHDLPVEPKRGGGGGGGNAGGGGNAGGGGNAGAGGGEDESRRGSRRRKGKGGQGGGQGGGAAAEAPKAVVPSPKDVAAMAKPAEDQDHEQDQAQEPEPIEAAVEVDASTPAEAEPTLEVTPEPEAAPEPEPTPEPEVTPEPEPEPEPAPVATTTVVTRTRRRAASRPAGPPVAAEPTPEPEATPEPAPEPEPEPAPEPHVEHVPIKKKGARKR, encoded by the coding sequence ATGACCGACGCGCCCACGGACGCCACCACCGCCCCTACCGAGACCGAGACCGGGGCGGCGGAGAAGCCGGCGAAGCCGGCCAAGAAGGCCGCCGCGAAGAAGACGGCCGCCAAGAAGACCACGTCGGCGGCTGCCAAGAAGACGGCCGCTGCGAAGAAGACCGCGGCCAAGAAGACCACGACGGCGGCTGCCAAGAAGACCGCTGCGAAGAAGACCACCACGGCGGCGGCCAAGAAGACCACGTCCGCGGCCGCCAAGAAGACGGCCGCCGCGAAGAAGACCACGGCCAAGAAGACCACCGCCGCGGCCACGGCCAAGGCGAAGAAGGCGGCGGCCGCTGCCGCCGCGACCGAGGCCGCGCCGACCTCCGAGCAGCTCATGCTGACGCCGGAGGAGGAGATCGTCGAGACGCCGGCCGCGCCCGCCGCGCGCGCGGCCGTCGCTCCGCTGTTCCAGGCTCCGGTGGTCGAGGCCGGGACCAAGGCCGAGACCGAGGCCGAGGCCCCGGTGGAGGAGCAGGCCGAGGACGAGGACGAGGCTGAGGTGGCGGCCGAGGCGCCTGCCGCTGAGACCGACACCGAGACCGAGCCGGCGCCCGAGGCGCCCGAGGCGCCCGAGGCGCCCGAGGCCGAGTCCGCCGACTCCGACGCCGACGCCGACGCCGACGCCGACGCCGACACTGACGCCGAGGACGACTCTGACGAGGACGCCGCCTCCGGCGCTCCCCGCCGCCGTCGCCGCCGGGGCGGTCGCCGCCGCCGCAAGCCGGCCGGCGCGAACACCGACACCGACGCCGACTCCGACGGCGACCAGGACACCGACCAGGGCACCGCGGGCGACGGTGACGCCGAGGCTGCCGACTCCGAGTCCGGCGACGACGCCGCGGGCGAGGCCGGCGCCGCCGGTCAGCCCCGGAACCGGGCCAAGGCGAAGCCGCGGCAGCGCTCCCAGTCCAAGGCCGGCCAGACCGATGGCGAGAGCGACGGCGCCGGCGAGGCCGAGACCGACAGCGACGCTGAGGGCGAGGGCGACAACGACGGCGACAACGGCGCCCAGGGCGAGGGCGGCGGTTCGACGTCCTCGCGCCGGCGCCGCCGGCGCCGCCGGGCCGGTGAGGCCGGGTCCGACGCCGAGGGTGGCGACGACCCGGAGAACACCGTCACCCGGGTCCGCAAGCCGCGCTCGGCCGACGACGAGATCACCTCGATCTCCGGCTCGACGCGTCTCGAGGCCAAGAAGCAGCGCCGCCGCGAGGGCCGCGAGGCCGGACGGCGCCGCGCGCCGATCGTGAGCGAGGCCGAGTTCCTGGCCCGCCGCGAGTCGGTGGAGCGGGTCATGGCGGTGCGCCAGCGCAAGGACCTCACCCAGATCGCCGTCCTCGAGGACAAGGTCCTCGTCGAGCACTACGTCGCCCGCGAGTCGCAGACCTCGCTCATCGGCAACGTCTACCTGGGCCGGGTCCAGAACGTCCTGCCGTCGATGGAGGCCGCCTTCATCGACATCGGCAAGGGCCGCAACGCCGTCCTGTACGCCGGCGAGGTCAACTGGTCCGCGCTCGGCCACAAGGACGGCCAGCCGCGCAAGATCGAGTCGGTCCTGCAGTCGGGCCAGACCATCCTGGTCCAGGTCAGCAAGGACCCGATCGGCCACAAGGGCGCCCGCCTCACCAGCCAGATCAGCCTGGCCGGCCGGTTCCTGGTCTACGTGCCCGACGGCACGACGTCCGGGATCTCGCGCAAGCTGCCCGACACCGAGCGCGCGCGGCTCAAGGCGCTGCTCAAGGAGATCGTCCCGGACACCGCCGGCGTCATCGTGCGGACCGCAGCCGAGGGTGCCTCCGAGGACGAGCTGACCCGCGACGTCGAGCGGCTCAAGGCGCGCTGGGAGGACATCGAGGCGCGCGTGGCCAAGGGCAACGCCCCGCAGCTGCTCTACGGCGAGCCGGACCTGACCCTCAAGGTCGTCCGGGACCTGTTCACCGAGGACTTCGCCAAGCTCGTCGTCCAGGGTGACGAGGCCTGGGAGACCGTCAAGGAGTACGTCGAGCACGTCGCGCCCGACCTCGCCGAGCGCCTCGAGCACCACGAGGCCGGCGACGGCGTCCCGGACCTCTTCGCGACGTACCGGATCGACGAGCAGATCGCCAAGGGTCTCGACCGCAAGGTCTGGCTCCCCTCGGGCGGCTCGCTGATCATCGACCGGACCGAGGCGATGACCGTCGTCGACGTCAACACCGGCAAGTTCACCGGCTCCGGGGGCAACCTCGAGGAGACGGTGACCAAGAACAACCTCGAGGCCGCCGAGGAGATCGTGCGCCAGCTGCGGCTGCGCGACATCGGCGGCATCATCGTCGTCGACTTCATCGACATGGTGCTCGAGTCCAACCGCGACCTCGTACTGCGCCGCCTGGTGGAGTGCCTGGGCCGCGACCGGACCCGCCACCAGGTCGCCGAGGTCACCTCGCTCGGCCTGGTCCAGATGACCCGCAAGCGGATCGGTACGGGTCTGCTCGAGGCCTTCAGCGAGACCTGCACCCACTGCCAGGGCCGCGGCCTGCTCGTGCACGACCTCCCGGTCGAGCCGAAGCGCGGCGGTGGCGGTGGCGGCGGCAACGCGGGCGGCGGCGGCAACGCCGGTGGCGGCGGGAACGCCGGTGCCGGGGGCGGCGAGGACGAGTCGCGTCGCGGCAGCCGTCGGCGCAAGGGCAAGGGCGGCCAGGGCGGTGGTCAGGGCGGCGGTGCGGCTGCTGAGGCGCCGAAGGCCGTGGTCCCGTCCCCGAAGGACGTCGCCGCGATGGCCAAGCCCGCCGAGGACCAGGACCACGAGCAGGACCAGGCCCAGGAGCCGGAGCCGATCGAGGCCGCCGTCGAGGTCGACGCGAGCACGCCCGCCGAGGCCGAGCCGACGCTCGAGGTGACCCCCGAGCCCGAGGCGGCCCCGGAGCCGGAGCCCACCCCGGAGCCCGAGGTGACGCCCGAGCCGGAGCCCGAGCCGGAGCCCGCGCCGGTGGCCACGACCACGGTCGTGACCCGTACCCGACGCCGGGCGGCCTCCCGCCCCGCCGGCCCGCCGGTGGCCGCGGAGCCCACCCCCGAGCCCGAGGCGACGCCTGAGCCCGCCCCCGAGCCCGAGCCCGAGCCCGCCCCCGAGCCCCACGTGGAGCACGTCCCGATCAAGAAGAAGGGCGCGCGCAAGCGCTGA
- a CDS encoding TIGR03936 family radical SAM-associated protein has translation MSRQQPEQQAPPVQKLRIRYAKRGRLRFTSHRDVSRAIERAVVRARIPMAYSSGFHPHPRISYAGASPTGAASESEYVELGLAEVREPAEIGAALDAVLPDGLDVVTIVDAADTAAGSLSDLLTASHWLIDLGGVPVAEVRAAVEGFLATESVTVERMTKKGMRSFDCRAAVVRLGVAESGELDLLLEHAVPAVRPDDVLTGLREVGGLAVPGTVLLTRLAQGVLDREAGTVGDPLAAR, from the coding sequence GTGAGTCGTCAGCAGCCCGAGCAGCAGGCACCGCCGGTCCAGAAGCTGCGGATCCGGTACGCCAAGCGCGGCCGGCTGCGCTTCACCAGCCACCGCGACGTCAGCCGCGCCATCGAGCGCGCGGTCGTCCGGGCCCGGATCCCGATGGCCTACTCGTCCGGCTTCCACCCGCACCCGCGGATCTCCTACGCCGGCGCCTCGCCGACCGGTGCCGCCAGCGAGTCGGAGTACGTCGAGCTGGGTCTCGCCGAGGTCCGCGAGCCCGCCGAGATCGGCGCCGCGCTCGACGCCGTCCTGCCCGACGGGCTCGACGTGGTCACCATCGTCGACGCAGCGGACACCGCCGCCGGCTCGCTCTCCGACCTGCTCACCGCCAGCCACTGGCTGATCGACCTCGGCGGCGTCCCCGTCGCGGAGGTGCGCGCCGCGGTCGAGGGCTTCTTGGCGACGGAGTCGGTGACCGTGGAGCGGATGACGAAGAAGGGGATGCGCAGCTTCGACTGCCGCGCCGCCGTCGTCCGGCTGGGGGTCGCCGAGAGCGGCGAGCTGGACCTGCTGCTGGAGCACGCGGTGCCCGCCGTACGGCCGGACGACGTGCTGACCGGACTGCGCGAGGTCGGCGGGCTCGCCGTACCGGGGACGGTGCTGCTGACCCGCCTCGCCCAAGGCGTGCTCGACCGGGAGGCCGGCACCGTCGGCGACCCGCTGGCTGCCCGGTGA
- a CDS encoding winged helix DNA-binding domain-containing protein — translation MLPFPDVSRRRRLALRHGLARPYPSVGAAAEAMTALHATEAATVHLALWARVADLALDDVERALYDERSIVKQLAMRRTLFAFPRDLLPAVWGSAAARVAGQQRTQVLKDLHGSGCADDPEAWLAEVEGAIVEVLGDGKARTTAQLREEVPLLATKVMRGAPGSKWAAEVPVAPQVLTMLGAEARVLRAENAGHWRLNKPAWTTTEAWLGEGGGDGAGTVTPPDPAAGYAELVRRWLWTFGPGTEADIVWWLGATKTIVRRALADVSAVAVALDGGGTGWVLPDDVADLDGGGGGGGGGGTGAEVAPWAALLPTLDPTVMGWKERSFYLDAAHTPYLFDSNGNAGNTAWWDGRVVGCWVQDEAGEVRVILREDVGSEASAALDAEAARLGAWLAGVRITNVYASPQMRNALLP, via the coding sequence GTGCTGCCGTTCCCCGATGTATCTCGCCGGCGCCGGCTCGCGCTGCGCCACGGTCTAGCCCGCCCCTACCCGAGCGTGGGAGCCGCGGCCGAGGCGATGACGGCGCTCCACGCGACCGAGGCGGCGACCGTCCACCTGGCGCTGTGGGCGCGGGTCGCGGACCTCGCGCTGGACGACGTCGAGCGCGCGCTGTACGACGAGCGCAGCATCGTGAAGCAGCTCGCGATGCGCCGCACGCTGTTCGCCTTCCCGCGCGACCTGCTGCCCGCGGTGTGGGGGAGCGCGGCGGCGCGCGTGGCCGGCCAGCAGCGGACGCAGGTGCTCAAGGACCTGCACGGGAGCGGCTGCGCCGACGACCCGGAGGCGTGGCTCGCCGAGGTCGAGGGCGCGATCGTCGAGGTGCTGGGGGACGGAAAGGCCCGTACCACCGCGCAATTGCGCGAGGAGGTGCCGCTGCTGGCGACCAAGGTCATGCGCGGGGCACCCGGATCCAAGTGGGCGGCGGAGGTCCCGGTCGCGCCGCAGGTGCTGACGATGCTCGGCGCCGAGGCGCGGGTGCTGCGGGCCGAGAACGCCGGGCACTGGAGGCTGAACAAGCCGGCCTGGACGACGACGGAGGCCTGGCTCGGCGAGGGCGGGGGCGACGGCGCGGGGACCGTGACGCCGCCGGACCCGGCTGCGGGCTATGCCGAGCTGGTCCGGCGCTGGCTCTGGACCTTCGGGCCCGGCACGGAGGCCGACATCGTGTGGTGGCTCGGCGCGACCAAGACGATCGTGCGGCGGGCGCTGGCCGATGTCTCCGCGGTCGCCGTCGCGCTGGACGGCGGTGGGACCGGGTGGGTGCTGCCGGACGACGTCGCCGACCTCGACGGCGGCGGTGGCGGCGGTGGTGGCGGTGGTACGGGGGCCGAGGTCGCGCCCTGGGCCGCGCTGCTGCCGACCCTGGACCCGACCGTGATGGGCTGGAAGGAGCGCTCCTTCTACCTCGACGCCGCGCACACGCCGTACCTCTTCGACAGCAACGGGAACGCCGGCAACACGGCCTGGTGGGACGGCCGCGTGGTGGGCTGCTGGGTGCAGGACGAGGCGGGGGAGGTGCGCGTCATCCTGCGCGAGGACGTCGGGTCCGAGGCGAGCGCGGCGCTCGACGCCGAGGCGGCCCGGCTCGGGGCGTGGCTCGCCGGGGTGCGGATCACCAACGTCTACGCGTCACCGCAGATGCGGAACGCACTCCTTCCCTGA
- a CDS encoding DUF4190 domain-containing protein codes for MSDPYGNNPQNPNPYGAPQGGGYGPPPGAYPGAPGGYDATPPAKTDGVSVASFVLSLLCCTGLIGLILGFVGLSRTKGGKRKGRGFAIAGIAIGLVSVLVGAGLVVALATGVFGTPINDLKDGQCITGNGLDKTSDEGVSGIKVVECSEKHDAQVIATKKLSSSEAKAYDFGNQQQIAEHCAPMLNPGEQALILDPKYFVIALTQDKKPASGDKVVCVLTLADGGSLDKKLP; via the coding sequence GTGAGCGATCCGTACGGCAACAACCCCCAGAACCCCAACCCCTACGGCGCGCCCCAGGGCGGCGGCTACGGTCCCCCGCCGGGTGCGTACCCGGGTGCCCCGGGTGGGTACGACGCCACGCCTCCGGCCAAGACCGACGGCGTCTCCGTGGCGTCCTTCGTGCTCAGCCTGCTCTGCTGCACGGGTCTGATCGGCCTGATCCTCGGTTTCGTGGGCCTGTCGCGCACCAAGGGCGGCAAGCGCAAGGGCCGCGGCTTCGCGATCGCCGGTATCGCCATCGGCCTCGTGTCGGTGCTCGTCGGCGCCGGCCTCGTGGTCGCGCTCGCCACCGGCGTCTTCGGCACGCCGATCAACGACCTCAAGGACGGCCAGTGCATCACCGGCAACGGCCTCGACAAGACCTCGGACGAGGGCGTCAGCGGCATCAAGGTCGTCGAGTGCAGCGAGAAGCACGACGCCCAGGTGATCGCCACCAAGAAGCTCTCCTCGTCCGAGGCCAAGGCCTACGACTTCGGCAACCAGCAGCAGATCGCCGAGCACTGCGCGCCGATGCTCAACCCCGGTGAGCAGGCCCTGATCCTCGACCCGAAGTACTTCGTCATCGCGCTGACCCAGGACAAGAAGCCCGCCTCGGGCGACAAGGTCGTGTGCGTGCTCACCCTCGCCGACGGCGGCTCGCTGGACAAGAAGCTGCCCTGA